One window of Vespa velutina chromosome 2, iVesVel2.1, whole genome shotgun sequence genomic DNA carries:
- the LOC124946654 gene encoding lachesin-like isoform X4: MAHGPPYGMASRDLVTCFLLTAFLYSSFGKRQMIRQTLPKSEIQPQFLAPLENHTVTQGRDVSFTCVVNHLQSYKIAWIKSDSRAILAIHTHMVAHNTRLSVTHNGHNTWKLHVSNVQPNDSGTYMCQINTDPMKSQTGYMKVVIPPDIMDLDDSADLLTTKESNDLRLRCRATGTPKPTVTWRREDGREITLRSELGVKRVQSYEGEQLHLVGILRQEMGSYLCIASNGVPPTVSKRYHVNVLFKPLIKVTNQLVAAPTNSNVILQCYVESSPKASNTWYKDNGEFQGINIKRPSVKKKKKKKKTKRKKTEKNILIGIKLLTNDKHNVSEFTVNDYAYQLNLTIKQLSRNDFGSYICSAENPYGKAEGTIRLQELHLSKTTVPTIRNTESAERQNWRKQIERKGGKKYLYALGREVGSTNSTQRNVVSWTQTTPISRRNNSNSLPSVVLTKNSKVLSSSTSSSSSSSSSSSSSSSPYPAPAPAPAHSAPTQLDAQSDATSTRYFRSVHQLHLTVVVLLFAMTSSY; this comes from the exons ATGGCGCATGGCCCACCCTATGGCATGGCATCACGGGACCTCGTTACTTGTTTCCTTCTCACAGCCTTCCTCTACTCTAGTTTCGGTAAGAGACAAATGATAC GTCAAACGTTGCCAAAGTCGGAGATACAGCCGCAGTTTCTGGCACCTTTGGAGAACCATACGGTCACTCAAGGCCGTGACGTCTCCTTCACCTGCGTCGTTAATCATCTTCAATCTTACAAG ATTGCCTGGATAAAATCAGATTCGAGGGCTATCCTAGCTATTCACACTCACATGGTCGCTCATAACACACGGCTCTCGGTAACTCATAACGGACATAACACCTGGAAGCTTCACGTGAGCAACGTTCAACCGAACGATTCTGGAACTTATATGTGTCAGATTAATACGGATCCAATGAAGAGTCAG ACGGGCTACATGAAAGTAGTGATACCACCTGATATCATGGATCTCGACGACTCGGCCGACCTTTTAACGACTAAAGAAAGCAACGATCTGCGATTACGATGTCGTGCCACAGGAACACCTAAACCTACGGTCACCTGGCGAAGGGAGGACGGACGTGAAATTACTCTGAGAAGCGAGTTAGGTGTTAAACGAG TACAATCCTACGAGGGCGAACAACTGCATTTAGTGGGGATCTTACGGCAAGAGATGGGCTCGTATTTGTGCATAGCCTCGAATGGTGTGCCGCCAACAGTTAGCAAAAGATATCACGTTAATGTTCTTT TTAAGCCCTTGATCAAAGTGACGAATCAATTGGTAGCTGCACCGACGAATAGCAACGTCATTCTGCAATGTTACGTCGAATCTTCGCCTAAGGCCTCGAACACGTGGTACAAGGACAACGGTGAGTTTCAAGGAATAAACATCAAACGTCcgtctgtaaaaaaaaagaaaaaaaagaaaaaaacaaaaagaaagaaaacagaaaagaacaTTCTTATAGGAATCAAACTTTTGACCAACGACAAGCATAACGTATCAGAGTTCACAGTAAATGATTACGCGTATCAATTGAATCTTACGATCAAACAGCTAAGCCGAAATGATTTTGGTAGTTATATTTGTTCAGCGGAGAATCCATACGGGAAAGCAGAGGGTACGATAAGACTTCAAG AGTTGCATCTGTCGAAGACGACAGTGCCGACAATTCGCAATACCGAGTCCGCCGAGAGGCAAAACTGGAGAAAGCAAatcgagagaaagggaggaaagaaGTATTTGTACGCGTTAGGACGAGAGGTCGGTAGTACGAATTCGACGCAGAGAAATGTCGTAAGTTGGACGCAGACCACGCCGATCTCAAGAAGAAATAACTCCAACTCACTGCCAAGTGTCGTCCTCACAAAGAATTCTAAAGTTTTATCCTcctctacctcctcctcctcctcctcctcctcatcctcttcgtcttcttcttccccttaTCCAGCGCCGGCACCTGCGCCCGCACATTCCGCACCGACCCAACTGGACGCACAGAGCGATGCTACGAGCACGCGATATTTTCGATCGGTTCATCAGCTTCATCTGACGGTCGTCGTTCTCCTCTTTGCAATGACGTCGTCTTATTGA
- the LOC124946654 gene encoding igLON family member 5-like isoform X2: MRALEPREKQKICCILMPRVVFIVRRESRQVVRVGVQVEEHRGRTIKGRSRGCSAHSRASSARLNVACAIFEKLLNDRSIIRRKERSNNYVFQDNRSKIIASSIVLLNFVTRSRAIAWIKSDSRAILAIHTHMVAHNTRLSVTHNGHNTWKLHVSNVQPNDSGTYMCQINTDPMKSQTGYMKVVIPPDIMDLDDSADLLTTKESNDLRLRCRATGTPKPTVTWRREDGREITLRSELGVKRVQSYEGEQLHLVGILRQEMGSYLCIASNGVPPTVSKRYHVNVLFKPLIKVTNQLVAAPTNSNVILQCYVESSPKASNTWYKDNGEFQGINIKRPSVKKKKKKKKTKRKKTEKNILIGIKLLTNDKHNVSEFTVNDYAYQLNLTIKQLSRNDFGSYICSAENPYGKAEGTIRLQELHLSKTTVPTIRNTESAERQNWRKQIERKGGKKYLYALGREVGSTNSTQRNVVSWTQTTPISRRNNSNSLPSVVLTKNSKVLSSSTSSSSSSSSSSSSSSSPYPAPAPAPAHSAPTQLDAQSDATSTRYFRSVHQLHLTVVVLLFAMTSSY; the protein is encoded by the exons ATGCGCGCATTAGAGCCGCGCGAAAAGCAAAAGATATGTTGTATTTTAATGCCTCGCGTGGTATTCATTGTGCGGCGAGAGAGTAGACAAGTAGTCAGAGTCGGCGTGCAAGTAGAAGAGCATCGAGGGAGGACCATAAAAGGGAGATCGCGAGGGTGCTCGGCGCACAGTCGCGCTTCGTCTGCCCGCCTGAACGTTGCGTGTGCAATCTTCGAGAAATTGTTGAACGATCGCTCAATTATTCGCCGAAAGGAGAGAAGCAACAATTATGTATTCCAAGATAATCGCTCCAAGATAATTGCCTCGTCGATTGTATTATTGAACTTCGTCACGCGTTCGCGTGCG ATTGCCTGGATAAAATCAGATTCGAGGGCTATCCTAGCTATTCACACTCACATGGTCGCTCATAACACACGGCTCTCGGTAACTCATAACGGACATAACACCTGGAAGCTTCACGTGAGCAACGTTCAACCGAACGATTCTGGAACTTATATGTGTCAGATTAATACGGATCCAATGAAGAGTCAG ACGGGCTACATGAAAGTAGTGATACCACCTGATATCATGGATCTCGACGACTCGGCCGACCTTTTAACGACTAAAGAAAGCAACGATCTGCGATTACGATGTCGTGCCACAGGAACACCTAAACCTACGGTCACCTGGCGAAGGGAGGACGGACGTGAAATTACTCTGAGAAGCGAGTTAGGTGTTAAACGAG TACAATCCTACGAGGGCGAACAACTGCATTTAGTGGGGATCTTACGGCAAGAGATGGGCTCGTATTTGTGCATAGCCTCGAATGGTGTGCCGCCAACAGTTAGCAAAAGATATCACGTTAATGTTCTTT TTAAGCCCTTGATCAAAGTGACGAATCAATTGGTAGCTGCACCGACGAATAGCAACGTCATTCTGCAATGTTACGTCGAATCTTCGCCTAAGGCCTCGAACACGTGGTACAAGGACAACGGTGAGTTTCAAGGAATAAACATCAAACGTCcgtctgtaaaaaaaaagaaaaaaaagaaaaaaacaaaaagaaagaaaacagaaaagaacaTTCTTATAGGAATCAAACTTTTGACCAACGACAAGCATAACGTATCAGAGTTCACAGTAAATGATTACGCGTATCAATTGAATCTTACGATCAAACAGCTAAGCCGAAATGATTTTGGTAGTTATATTTGTTCAGCGGAGAATCCATACGGGAAAGCAGAGGGTACGATAAGACTTCAAG AGTTGCATCTGTCGAAGACGACAGTGCCGACAATTCGCAATACCGAGTCCGCCGAGAGGCAAAACTGGAGAAAGCAAatcgagagaaagggaggaaagaaGTATTTGTACGCGTTAGGACGAGAGGTCGGTAGTACGAATTCGACGCAGAGAAATGTCGTAAGTTGGACGCAGACCACGCCGATCTCAAGAAGAAATAACTCCAACTCACTGCCAAGTGTCGTCCTCACAAAGAATTCTAAAGTTTTATCCTcctctacctcctcctcctcctcctcctcctcatcctcttcgtcttcttcttccccttaTCCAGCGCCGGCACCTGCGCCCGCACATTCCGCACCGACCCAACTGGACGCACAGAGCGATGCTACGAGCACGCGATATTTTCGATCGGTTCATCAGCTTCATCTGACGGTCGTCGTTCTCCTCTTTGCAATGACGTCGTCTTATTGA
- the LOC124946654 gene encoding lachesin-like isoform X8, with protein MRALEPREKQKICCILMPRVVFIVRRESRQVVRVGVQVEEHRGRTIKGRSRGCSAHSRASSARLNVACAIFEKLLNDRSIIRRKERSNNYVFQDNRSKIIASSIVLLNFVTRSRAHAWRMAHPMAWHHGTSLLVSFSQPSSTLVSIAWIKSDSRAILAIHTHMVAHNTRLSVTHNGHNTWKLHVSNVQPNDSGTYMCQINTDPMKSQTGYMKVVIPPDIMDLDDSADLLTTKESNDLRLRCRATGTPKPTVTWRREDGREITLRSELGVKRVQSYEGEQLHLVGILRQEMGSYLCIASNGVPPTVSKRYHVNVLFKPLIKVTNQLVAAPTNSNVILQCYVESSPKASNTWYKDNGEFQGINIKRPSVKKKKKKKKTKRKKTEKNILIGIKLLTNDKHNVSEFTVNDYAYQLNLTIKQLSRNDFGSYICSAENPYGKAEGTIRLQVKRLPLLRFDTKFLILLLPVKKKKKKKKKKKKKRKEKKKKRKKNK; from the exons ATGCGCGCATTAGAGCCGCGCGAAAAGCAAAAGATATGTTGTATTTTAATGCCTCGCGTGGTATTCATTGTGCGGCGAGAGAGTAGACAAGTAGTCAGAGTCGGCGTGCAAGTAGAAGAGCATCGAGGGAGGACCATAAAAGGGAGATCGCGAGGGTGCTCGGCGCACAGTCGCGCTTCGTCTGCCCGCCTGAACGTTGCGTGTGCAATCTTCGAGAAATTGTTGAACGATCGCTCAATTATTCGCCGAAAGGAGAGAAGCAACAATTATGTATTCCAAGATAATCGCTCCAAGATAATTGCCTCGTCGATTGTATTATTGAACTTCGTCACGCGTTCGCGTGCG CACGCATGGCGCATGGCCCACCCTATGGCATGGCATCACGGGACCTCGTTACTTGTTTCCTTCTCACAGCCTTCCTCTACTCTAGTTTCG ATTGCCTGGATAAAATCAGATTCGAGGGCTATCCTAGCTATTCACACTCACATGGTCGCTCATAACACACGGCTCTCGGTAACTCATAACGGACATAACACCTGGAAGCTTCACGTGAGCAACGTTCAACCGAACGATTCTGGAACTTATATGTGTCAGATTAATACGGATCCAATGAAGAGTCAG ACGGGCTACATGAAAGTAGTGATACCACCTGATATCATGGATCTCGACGACTCGGCCGACCTTTTAACGACTAAAGAAAGCAACGATCTGCGATTACGATGTCGTGCCACAGGAACACCTAAACCTACGGTCACCTGGCGAAGGGAGGACGGACGTGAAATTACTCTGAGAAGCGAGTTAGGTGTTAAACGAG TACAATCCTACGAGGGCGAACAACTGCATTTAGTGGGGATCTTACGGCAAGAGATGGGCTCGTATTTGTGCATAGCCTCGAATGGTGTGCCGCCAACAGTTAGCAAAAGATATCACGTTAATGTTCTTT TTAAGCCCTTGATCAAAGTGACGAATCAATTGGTAGCTGCACCGACGAATAGCAACGTCATTCTGCAATGTTACGTCGAATCTTCGCCTAAGGCCTCGAACACGTGGTACAAGGACAACGGTGAGTTTCAAGGAATAAACATCAAACGTCcgtctgtaaaaaaaaagaaaaaaaagaaaaaaacaaaaagaaagaaaacagaaaagaacaTTCTTATAGGAATCAAACTTTTGACCAACGACAAGCATAACGTATCAGAGTTCACAGTAAATGATTACGCGTATCAATTGAATCTTACGATCAAACAGCTAAGCCGAAATGATTTTGGTAGTTATATTTGTTCAGCGGAGAATCCATACGGGAAAGCAGAGGGTACGATAAGACTTCAAG TAAAAAGGCTCCCTCTCCTTCGTTTTGATACAAAATTCTTGATACTCCTGTtgcctgtaaaaaaaaaaaaaaaaaaaaaaaagaaaaagaaaaaaaaaagaaaagaaaaaaaaaagaaaagaaaaaaaaataaataa
- the LOC124946654 gene encoding lachesin-like isoform X7 — translation MAHGPPYGMASRDLVTCFLLTAFLYSSFGKRQMIRQTLPKSEIQPQFLAPLENHTVTQGRDVSFTCVVNHLQSYKIAWIKSDSRAILAIHTHMVAHNTRLSVTHNGHNTWKLHVSNVQPNDSGTYMCQINTDPMKSQTGYMKVVIPPDIMDLDDSADLLTTKESNDLRLRCRATGTPKPTVTWRREDGREITLRSELGVKRVQSYEGEQLHLVGILRQEMGSYLCIASNGVPPTVSKRYHVNVLFKPLIKVTNQLVAAPTNSNVILQCYVESSPKASNTWYKDNGIKLLTNDKHNVSEFTVNDYAYQLNLTIKQLSRNDFGSYICSAENPYGKAEGTIRLQELHLSKTTVPTIRNTESAERQNWRKQIERKGGKKYLYALGREVGSTNSTQRNVVSWTQTTPISRRNNSNSLPSVVLTKNSKVLSSSTSSSSSSSSSSSSSSSPYPAPAPAPAHSAPTQLDAQSDATSTRYFRSVHQLHLTVVVLLFAMTSSY, via the exons ATGGCGCATGGCCCACCCTATGGCATGGCATCACGGGACCTCGTTACTTGTTTCCTTCTCACAGCCTTCCTCTACTCTAGTTTCGGTAAGAGACAAATGATAC GTCAAACGTTGCCAAAGTCGGAGATACAGCCGCAGTTTCTGGCACCTTTGGAGAACCATACGGTCACTCAAGGCCGTGACGTCTCCTTCACCTGCGTCGTTAATCATCTTCAATCTTACAAG ATTGCCTGGATAAAATCAGATTCGAGGGCTATCCTAGCTATTCACACTCACATGGTCGCTCATAACACACGGCTCTCGGTAACTCATAACGGACATAACACCTGGAAGCTTCACGTGAGCAACGTTCAACCGAACGATTCTGGAACTTATATGTGTCAGATTAATACGGATCCAATGAAGAGTCAG ACGGGCTACATGAAAGTAGTGATACCACCTGATATCATGGATCTCGACGACTCGGCCGACCTTTTAACGACTAAAGAAAGCAACGATCTGCGATTACGATGTCGTGCCACAGGAACACCTAAACCTACGGTCACCTGGCGAAGGGAGGACGGACGTGAAATTACTCTGAGAAGCGAGTTAGGTGTTAAACGAG TACAATCCTACGAGGGCGAACAACTGCATTTAGTGGGGATCTTACGGCAAGAGATGGGCTCGTATTTGTGCATAGCCTCGAATGGTGTGCCGCCAACAGTTAGCAAAAGATATCACGTTAATGTTCTTT TTAAGCCCTTGATCAAAGTGACGAATCAATTGGTAGCTGCACCGACGAATAGCAACGTCATTCTGCAATGTTACGTCGAATCTTCGCCTAAGGCCTCGAACACGTGGTACAAGGACAACG GAATCAAACTTTTGACCAACGACAAGCATAACGTATCAGAGTTCACAGTAAATGATTACGCGTATCAATTGAATCTTACGATCAAACAGCTAAGCCGAAATGATTTTGGTAGTTATATTTGTTCAGCGGAGAATCCATACGGGAAAGCAGAGGGTACGATAAGACTTCAAG AGTTGCATCTGTCGAAGACGACAGTGCCGACAATTCGCAATACCGAGTCCGCCGAGAGGCAAAACTGGAGAAAGCAAatcgagagaaagggaggaaagaaGTATTTGTACGCGTTAGGACGAGAGGTCGGTAGTACGAATTCGACGCAGAGAAATGTCGTAAGTTGGACGCAGACCACGCCGATCTCAAGAAGAAATAACTCCAACTCACTGCCAAGTGTCGTCCTCACAAAGAATTCTAAAGTTTTATCCTcctctacctcctcctcctcctcctcctcctcatcctcttcgtcttcttcttccccttaTCCAGCGCCGGCACCTGCGCCCGCACATTCCGCACCGACCCAACTGGACGCACAGAGCGATGCTACGAGCACGCGATATTTTCGATCGGTTCATCAGCTTCATCTGACGGTCGTCGTTCTCCTCTTTGCAATGACGTCGTCTTATTGA
- the LOC124946654 gene encoding neural cell adhesion molecule 1-like isoform X1 yields MRALEPREKQKICCILMPRVVFIVRRESRQVVRVGVQVEEHRGRTIKGRSRGCSAHSRASSARLNVACAIFEKLLNDRSIIRRKERSNNYVFQDNRSKIIASSIVLLNFVTRSRAHAWRMAHPMAWHHGTSLLVSFSQPSSTLVSIAWIKSDSRAILAIHTHMVAHNTRLSVTHNGHNTWKLHVSNVQPNDSGTYMCQINTDPMKSQTGYMKVVIPPDIMDLDDSADLLTTKESNDLRLRCRATGTPKPTVTWRREDGREITLRSELGVKRVQSYEGEQLHLVGILRQEMGSYLCIASNGVPPTVSKRYHVNVLFKPLIKVTNQLVAAPTNSNVILQCYVESSPKASNTWYKDNGEFQGINIKRPSVKKKKKKKKTKRKKTEKNILIGIKLLTNDKHNVSEFTVNDYAYQLNLTIKQLSRNDFGSYICSAENPYGKAEGTIRLQELHLSKTTVPTIRNTESAERQNWRKQIERKGGKKYLYALGREVGSTNSTQRNVVSWTQTTPISRRNNSNSLPSVVLTKNSKVLSSSTSSSSSSSSSSSSSSSPYPAPAPAPAHSAPTQLDAQSDATSTRYFRSVHQLHLTVVVLLFAMTSSY; encoded by the exons ATGCGCGCATTAGAGCCGCGCGAAAAGCAAAAGATATGTTGTATTTTAATGCCTCGCGTGGTATTCATTGTGCGGCGAGAGAGTAGACAAGTAGTCAGAGTCGGCGTGCAAGTAGAAGAGCATCGAGGGAGGACCATAAAAGGGAGATCGCGAGGGTGCTCGGCGCACAGTCGCGCTTCGTCTGCCCGCCTGAACGTTGCGTGTGCAATCTTCGAGAAATTGTTGAACGATCGCTCAATTATTCGCCGAAAGGAGAGAAGCAACAATTATGTATTCCAAGATAATCGCTCCAAGATAATTGCCTCGTCGATTGTATTATTGAACTTCGTCACGCGTTCGCGTGCG CACGCATGGCGCATGGCCCACCCTATGGCATGGCATCACGGGACCTCGTTACTTGTTTCCTTCTCACAGCCTTCCTCTACTCTAGTTTCG ATTGCCTGGATAAAATCAGATTCGAGGGCTATCCTAGCTATTCACACTCACATGGTCGCTCATAACACACGGCTCTCGGTAACTCATAACGGACATAACACCTGGAAGCTTCACGTGAGCAACGTTCAACCGAACGATTCTGGAACTTATATGTGTCAGATTAATACGGATCCAATGAAGAGTCAG ACGGGCTACATGAAAGTAGTGATACCACCTGATATCATGGATCTCGACGACTCGGCCGACCTTTTAACGACTAAAGAAAGCAACGATCTGCGATTACGATGTCGTGCCACAGGAACACCTAAACCTACGGTCACCTGGCGAAGGGAGGACGGACGTGAAATTACTCTGAGAAGCGAGTTAGGTGTTAAACGAG TACAATCCTACGAGGGCGAACAACTGCATTTAGTGGGGATCTTACGGCAAGAGATGGGCTCGTATTTGTGCATAGCCTCGAATGGTGTGCCGCCAACAGTTAGCAAAAGATATCACGTTAATGTTCTTT TTAAGCCCTTGATCAAAGTGACGAATCAATTGGTAGCTGCACCGACGAATAGCAACGTCATTCTGCAATGTTACGTCGAATCTTCGCCTAAGGCCTCGAACACGTGGTACAAGGACAACGGTGAGTTTCAAGGAATAAACATCAAACGTCcgtctgtaaaaaaaaagaaaaaaaagaaaaaaacaaaaagaaagaaaacagaaaagaacaTTCTTATAGGAATCAAACTTTTGACCAACGACAAGCATAACGTATCAGAGTTCACAGTAAATGATTACGCGTATCAATTGAATCTTACGATCAAACAGCTAAGCCGAAATGATTTTGGTAGTTATATTTGTTCAGCGGAGAATCCATACGGGAAAGCAGAGGGTACGATAAGACTTCAAG AGTTGCATCTGTCGAAGACGACAGTGCCGACAATTCGCAATACCGAGTCCGCCGAGAGGCAAAACTGGAGAAAGCAAatcgagagaaagggaggaaagaaGTATTTGTACGCGTTAGGACGAGAGGTCGGTAGTACGAATTCGACGCAGAGAAATGTCGTAAGTTGGACGCAGACCACGCCGATCTCAAGAAGAAATAACTCCAACTCACTGCCAAGTGTCGTCCTCACAAAGAATTCTAAAGTTTTATCCTcctctacctcctcctcctcctcctcctcctcatcctcttcgtcttcttcttccccttaTCCAGCGCCGGCACCTGCGCCCGCACATTCCGCACCGACCCAACTGGACGCACAGAGCGATGCTACGAGCACGCGATATTTTCGATCGGTTCATCAGCTTCATCTGACGGTCGTCGTTCTCCTCTTTGCAATGACGTCGTCTTATTGA
- the LOC124946654 gene encoding lachesin-like isoform X10, translating into MRALEPREKQKICCILMPRVVFIVRRESRQVVRVGVQVEEHRGRTIKGRSRGCSAHSRASSARLNVACAIFEKLLNDRSIIRRKERSNNYVFQDNRSKIIASSIVLLNFVTRSRAHAWRMAHPMAWHHGTSLLVSFSQPSSTLVSIAWIKSDSRAILAIHTHMVAHNTRLSVTHNGHNTWKLHVSNVQPNDSGTYMCQINTDPMKSQTGYMKVVIPPDIMDLDDSADLLTTKESNDLRLRCRATGTPKPTVTWRREDGREITLRSELGVKRVQSYEGEQLHLVGILRQEMGSYLCIASNGVPPTVSKRYHVNVLFKPLIKVTNQLVAAPTNSNVILQCYVESSPKASNTWYKDNGEFQGINIKRPSVKKKKKKKKTKRKKTEKNILIGIKLLTNDKHNVSEFTVNDYAYQLNLTIKQLSRNDFGSYICSAENPYGKAEGTIRLQD; encoded by the exons ATGCGCGCATTAGAGCCGCGCGAAAAGCAAAAGATATGTTGTATTTTAATGCCTCGCGTGGTATTCATTGTGCGGCGAGAGAGTAGACAAGTAGTCAGAGTCGGCGTGCAAGTAGAAGAGCATCGAGGGAGGACCATAAAAGGGAGATCGCGAGGGTGCTCGGCGCACAGTCGCGCTTCGTCTGCCCGCCTGAACGTTGCGTGTGCAATCTTCGAGAAATTGTTGAACGATCGCTCAATTATTCGCCGAAAGGAGAGAAGCAACAATTATGTATTCCAAGATAATCGCTCCAAGATAATTGCCTCGTCGATTGTATTATTGAACTTCGTCACGCGTTCGCGTGCG CACGCATGGCGCATGGCCCACCCTATGGCATGGCATCACGGGACCTCGTTACTTGTTTCCTTCTCACAGCCTTCCTCTACTCTAGTTTCG ATTGCCTGGATAAAATCAGATTCGAGGGCTATCCTAGCTATTCACACTCACATGGTCGCTCATAACACACGGCTCTCGGTAACTCATAACGGACATAACACCTGGAAGCTTCACGTGAGCAACGTTCAACCGAACGATTCTGGAACTTATATGTGTCAGATTAATACGGATCCAATGAAGAGTCAG ACGGGCTACATGAAAGTAGTGATACCACCTGATATCATGGATCTCGACGACTCGGCCGACCTTTTAACGACTAAAGAAAGCAACGATCTGCGATTACGATGTCGTGCCACAGGAACACCTAAACCTACGGTCACCTGGCGAAGGGAGGACGGACGTGAAATTACTCTGAGAAGCGAGTTAGGTGTTAAACGAG TACAATCCTACGAGGGCGAACAACTGCATTTAGTGGGGATCTTACGGCAAGAGATGGGCTCGTATTTGTGCATAGCCTCGAATGGTGTGCCGCCAACAGTTAGCAAAAGATATCACGTTAATGTTCTTT TTAAGCCCTTGATCAAAGTGACGAATCAATTGGTAGCTGCACCGACGAATAGCAACGTCATTCTGCAATGTTACGTCGAATCTTCGCCTAAGGCCTCGAACACGTGGTACAAGGACAACGGTGAGTTTCAAGGAATAAACATCAAACGTCcgtctgtaaaaaaaaagaaaaaaaagaaaaaaacaaaaagaaagaaaacagaaaagaacaTTCTTATAGGAATCAAACTTTTGACCAACGACAAGCATAACGTATCAGAGTTCACAGTAAATGATTACGCGTATCAATTGAATCTTACGATCAAACAGCTAAGCCGAAATGATTTTGGTAGTTATATTTGTTCAGCGGAGAATCCATACGGGAAAGCAGAGGGTACGATAAGACTTCAAG aTTAA
- the LOC124946654 gene encoding hemicentin-2-like isoform X6 — MRALEPREKQKICCILMPRVVFIVRRESRQVVRVGVQVEEHRGRTIKGRSRGCSAHSRASSARLNVACAIFEKLLNDRSIIRRKERSNNYVFQDNRSKIIASSIVLLNFVTRSRAHAWRMAHPMAWHHGTSLLVSFSQPSSTLVSIAWIKSDSRAILAIHTHMVAHNTRLSVTHNGHNTWKLHVSNVQPNDSGTYMCQINTDPMKSQTGYMKVVIPPDIMDLDDSADLLTTKESNDLRLRCRATGTPKPTVTWRREDGREITLRSELGVKRVQSYEGEQLHLVGILRQEMGSYLCIASNGVPPTVSKRYHVNVLFKPLIKVTNQLVAAPTNSNVILQCYVESSPKASNTWYKDNELHLSKTTVPTIRNTESAERQNWRKQIERKGGKKYLYALGREVGSTNSTQRNVVSWTQTTPISRRNNSNSLPSVVLTKNSKVLSSSTSSSSSSSSSSSSSSSPYPAPAPAPAHSAPTQLDAQSDATSTRYFRSVHQLHLTVVVLLFAMTSSY, encoded by the exons ATGCGCGCATTAGAGCCGCGCGAAAAGCAAAAGATATGTTGTATTTTAATGCCTCGCGTGGTATTCATTGTGCGGCGAGAGAGTAGACAAGTAGTCAGAGTCGGCGTGCAAGTAGAAGAGCATCGAGGGAGGACCATAAAAGGGAGATCGCGAGGGTGCTCGGCGCACAGTCGCGCTTCGTCTGCCCGCCTGAACGTTGCGTGTGCAATCTTCGAGAAATTGTTGAACGATCGCTCAATTATTCGCCGAAAGGAGAGAAGCAACAATTATGTATTCCAAGATAATCGCTCCAAGATAATTGCCTCGTCGATTGTATTATTGAACTTCGTCACGCGTTCGCGTGCG CACGCATGGCGCATGGCCCACCCTATGGCATGGCATCACGGGACCTCGTTACTTGTTTCCTTCTCACAGCCTTCCTCTACTCTAGTTTCG ATTGCCTGGATAAAATCAGATTCGAGGGCTATCCTAGCTATTCACACTCACATGGTCGCTCATAACACACGGCTCTCGGTAACTCATAACGGACATAACACCTGGAAGCTTCACGTGAGCAACGTTCAACCGAACGATTCTGGAACTTATATGTGTCAGATTAATACGGATCCAATGAAGAGTCAG ACGGGCTACATGAAAGTAGTGATACCACCTGATATCATGGATCTCGACGACTCGGCCGACCTTTTAACGACTAAAGAAAGCAACGATCTGCGATTACGATGTCGTGCCACAGGAACACCTAAACCTACGGTCACCTGGCGAAGGGAGGACGGACGTGAAATTACTCTGAGAAGCGAGTTAGGTGTTAAACGAG TACAATCCTACGAGGGCGAACAACTGCATTTAGTGGGGATCTTACGGCAAGAGATGGGCTCGTATTTGTGCATAGCCTCGAATGGTGTGCCGCCAACAGTTAGCAAAAGATATCACGTTAATGTTCTTT TTAAGCCCTTGATCAAAGTGACGAATCAATTGGTAGCTGCACCGACGAATAGCAACGTCATTCTGCAATGTTACGTCGAATCTTCGCCTAAGGCCTCGAACACGTGGTACAAGGACAACG AGTTGCATCTGTCGAAGACGACAGTGCCGACAATTCGCAATACCGAGTCCGCCGAGAGGCAAAACTGGAGAAAGCAAatcgagagaaagggaggaaagaaGTATTTGTACGCGTTAGGACGAGAGGTCGGTAGTACGAATTCGACGCAGAGAAATGTCGTAAGTTGGACGCAGACCACGCCGATCTCAAGAAGAAATAACTCCAACTCACTGCCAAGTGTCGTCCTCACAAAGAATTCTAAAGTTTTATCCTcctctacctcctcctcctcctcctcctcctcatcctcttcgtcttcttcttccccttaTCCAGCGCCGGCACCTGCGCCCGCACATTCCGCACCGACCCAACTGGACGCACAGAGCGATGCTACGAGCACGCGATATTTTCGATCGGTTCATCAGCTTCATCTGACGGTCGTCGTTCTCCTCTTTGCAATGACGTCGTCTTATTGA